A DNA window from Loxodonta africana isolate mLoxAfr1 chromosome 7, mLoxAfr1.hap2, whole genome shotgun sequence contains the following coding sequences:
- the LOC100667164 gene encoding olfactory receptor 5B2-like: protein MASMENSTEVNEFRLLGLTDTPEFQVLLFVMFTFIYLITLIGNLGMIVLILVDSSLHTPMYFFLSNLSLVDSVYSSAVTPKVMAGLLTGDKVISYRGCVAQMFFFVAFASVDCYLLAVMAYDRQAAVCKPLHYTTTMTMSVCAQMAIVCYAWGFVESAIHTGFTFSLSFCHSNVVHHFFCDIPPILALSCSDIYMNETVLFFLASFNVFFALLVILTSYLFISIAILRMRSAEGRKKAISTCASHLTAVTIFYGTVIFMYLQPSSSHSMDNDQMASVFYTIIVPILNPIVYSLRNKEVSNAFKKAIEKLKVLLRI, encoded by the coding sequence atggCATCCATGGAGAACAGCACTGAGGTGAATGAGTTTAGACTCTTGGGACTGACTGATACCCCAGAGTTCCAAGTCCTCCTCTTTGTAATGTTCACCTTCATTTACCTCATCACTCTCATTGGAAATCTTGGAATGATTGTGTTGATTCTTGTGGACTCTAgtctccacactcccatgtatttcttcctcagTAACCTCTCTCTGGTGGACAGTGTTTACTCTTCAGCTGTTACTCCCAAGGTGATGGCTGGGCTCCTCACAGGGGATAAGGTCATCTCCTACAGGGGATGTGTTGCTCAGATGTTCTTCTTTGTGGCTTTTGCCAGTGTAGACTGTTACCTACTTGCTGTCATGGCTTACGATCGTCAAGCAGCAGTATGCAAGCCTTTACATTATACCACCACCATGACTATGAGTGTGTGTGCTCAAATGGCAATAGTTTGCTATGCCTGGGGCTTTGTTGAATCTGCCATCCACACTGGGTTCACCTTCAGCCTCTCTTTTTGCCATTCCAATGTGGtccatcactttttctgtgatatCCCCCCAATCTTGGCTCTTTCCTGCTCTGATATCTACATGAATGAGACTGTGCTTTTCTTCTTAGCatctttcaatgtcttttttgcGCTTTTGGTTATCTTGACCTCTTACCTGTTCATATCCATTGCCATCCTGAGGATGCGCTCTGCAGAGGGTAGGAAGAAAGCCATTTCTACTTGTGCTTCTCACCTCACTGCTGTGACCATATTCTATGGAACTGTAATCTTCATGTATTTACAACCCAGCTCTAGTCATTCTATGGACAATGACCAAATGGCATCTGTGTTTTATACAATAATAGTCCCCATATTGAACCCTATTGTGTATAGTCTAAGGAATAAAGAGGTTAGTAATGCTTTCAAGAAAGCCATTGAGAAGTTGAAGGTTCTGCTCAGAATATAA
- the LOC100667445 gene encoding olfactory receptor 5B2-like yields the protein MENSTEVTEFILVGLTNTPGLQVPLFILFTLIYLISVFGNLGMMTLILLNSRLHTPMYFFLSNLSLVDLGYSSAVTPKVMAGFLVGDNIISYNACAAQMFFFVAFATVENYLLASMAYDRYTAVCKPLHYTTTMTTSVCTHLTIGSYVCGFLNACFHVGDIFSLSLCRSNMIQHFFCDVPAVMALSCSDKHIRELVLVFVSTFNVLFALLVILISYLFIFITTLKIHSAQGHQKALSTCASHLSAVSMFYGAVTFMYLQPSSSHSMDMDKMASVFYAIVIPMLNPVVYSLRNKEVKSAFKVIEKAKLSLGLGF from the coding sequence ATGGAGAACAGTACAGAGGTGACTGAGTTCATCCTAGTGGGTCTCACCAACACTCCAGGACTTCAAGTCCCTCTCTTTATCTTGTTCACCCTCATTTACCTCATCAGTGTGTTTGGGAACCTGGGGATGATGACATTGATTCTGCTGAACTCTCgtctccacactcccatgtactttttcctcagtaatCTCTCGTTGGTGGACCTTGGTTACTCCTCAGCTGTCACTCCTAAGGTCATGGCTGGGTTCCTTGTAGGAGACAATATCATCTCCTACAATGCATGTGCTgctcaaatgttcttttttgtaGCCTTTGCCACAGTGGAAAATTACCTCTTGGCCtcaatggcctatgaccgttacACAGCAGTGTGTAAGCCACTGCATTACACCACCACCATGACGACCAGTGTATGCACACATCTGACCATAGGCTCCTATGTCTGTGGTTTCCTGAATGCCTGCTTTCATGTTGGGGACATATTCAGTCTTTCTTTATGCAGGTCCAATATGATCCAGCACTTTTTCTGTGATGTTCCTGCAGTCATGGCTCTCTCTTGCTCTGATAAACACATTAGGGAGCTGGTTCTTGTTTTTGTGTCAACTTTCAATGTCCTTTTTGCTCTTCTGGTTATCTTGATTTCATACCTGTTCATATTTATCACCACCTTGAAGATACATTCAGCTCAGGGACACCAAAAAGCTTTGTCCACCTGTGCTTCCCACCTCTCTGCTGTCTCCATGTTTTATGGGGCAGTCACTTTCATGTACCTACAGCCCAGCTCCAGTCACTCCATGGACATGGATAAAATGGCATCTGTGTTCTATGCCATAGTCATCCCCATGCTGAACCCTGTGGTCTATAGCCTGAGGAACAAGGAGGTAAAGAGTGCATTCAAGGTTATTGAGAAGGCAAAATTGTCTCTAGGACTGGGATTTTAA
- the LOC100661297 gene encoding olfactory receptor 5B12, which yields MIPKENSTELTEFILVGLTNDPELQIPLFITFFLIYLITLVENLGMILLILMDSRLHTPMYFFLSNLSLADFGYSSAVTPKVMAEFLTGDKIVSYNACATQFFFFVAFITVESFLLAAMAYDRYAAVCKPLHYTITVTTNVCVLLAIGSYVCGFLNASIHTGNIFRLSFCRSNVIDHFFCDAPPLLALSCSDRYISEIVIFLVVGFNDLFSLLVILISYLFVFTTILRMRSPEGRQKAFSTCTSHLTAVSIFYGTGTFMYLQPSSSHSLGTDKMASVFYAIVIPMLNPLVYSLRNKEVKTAFRKAVGKV from the coding sequence CTGAGTTCATTCTTGTGGGGTTAACCAATGACCCAGAACTGCAGATCCCGCTCTTCATAACCTTTTTTCTCATCTACCTCATCACTCTGGTTGAGAACCTGGGGATGATCCTGTTGATCCTGATGGACTCTCgtctccacactcccatgtactttttcctcagtaaCCTCTCTCTGGCCGACTTTGGTTACTCCTCAGCTGTTACTCCTAAGGTAATGGCAGAATTTCTCACAGGAGACAAAATTGTCTCCTACAATGCTTGTGCCACtcagttcttcttttttgtaGCCTTTATCACTGTGGAAAGTTTTCTCTTGGCTGCAATGGCTTATGATCGCTACGCAGCAGTGTGTAAACCCCTTCATTACACCATCACAGTGACGACAAATGTATGCGTTCTTCTGGCCATAGGCTCCTATGTCTGTGGTTTCCTGAATGCTTCCATCCACACTGGGAACATTTTCAGGCTCTCCTTCTGCAGGTCCAACGTGAttgatcactttttctgtgatgcTCCTCCTCTTCTGGCTCTCTCATGCTCTGACAGATACATCAGTGAGATAGTTATTTTTTTGGTTGTAGGTTTCAATGACCTCTTTTCTCTCCTGGTCATCTTGATCTCTTATTTGTTTGTATTTACCACTATCCTGAGAATGCGTTCACCGGAAGGACGCCAGAAGGCCTTTTCCACCTGTACTTCCCACCTCACTGCAGTCTCCATCTTCTATGGGACAGGCACCTTCATGTACTTACAACCCAGCTCCAGTCACTCCCTGGGCACAGACAAAATGGCATCTGTGTTCTATGCCATAGTTATCCCTATGCTTAATCCACTGGTCTACAGCCTTAGGAACAAAGAGGTCAAGACTGCCTTTCGGAAGGCTGTTGGGAAGGTATAG